The sequence below is a genomic window from Mugil cephalus isolate CIBA_MC_2020 chromosome 14, CIBA_Mcephalus_1.1, whole genome shotgun sequence.
ACTCGTTATAAAACCAGCAgcctctgcagctcctgcttCACTCGTcgcttcttccttccttcccttcgcTGCACACGTCTCCAGCCTTCAGTAAACCATGGCAAAGGACATGACTCTCTTGTGGGGCTCCGGCTCTCCCCCCTGCTGGAGGGTGATGATcgctctggaggagaagaacctGCAGGGATACAACCAGAAACTGCTCTCCTTCGAGAAGGGGGAGCATAAGTCCAAAGAGGTCATGGCAATAAACCCAAGGGGTCAGGTAGGTTCATTTCACACATAGCATTACATAGATCCTTCatttatctgtgtctgtgttgttttactgATATTCACTCATTTAGATTCAATTTGCTTATGCAAATAAGAATGAATGAACCTTAGGTTAATATTTCCTATTCTGTATCCCTTTTAAAGCTTCCTGCCTTCAAGGATAAGGATCTGATTCTGAATGAGTCCTACGCCGCCTGCTTGTACCTGGAGGTGAGAAAGATGTTCCAAAACTTTGACCTAATTAACGTTTTATGTGGCCATATGCCACAAAGGAGTTAATAAGCAAGAGGGAGACATGTGCATGGATAATCAACAATGCTTAGCAGACAAACGGACACCCTACACCCCGGAGGAGCAGAAACCGGAGCTCCATGCTGCTTTTCATAACACTTGTTCTTTTCATGTGTCCAACAACAGGCCCAGTACAAGTCCCAGGGAACCAAGCTGACCCCTGACTGCCCCAAGGAGCTAGCGCTGATGTACCAGCGCATGTTTGAGGGCTTCGCGCTCATGCAGAAATTTGGTACGTTCTCCCTGATGCGCAGTCATCTTTTGTAGTTTTGCCAGACATACTCGTTGGTGTAGAAAATCCTGCAGCTTAGCAATAACAATAGATCAGATAACAGTCAAAATAAGAGTTAAACCGTTTTGAtaagtaggtttttttttttctcccaagaCTATCAAGGCCTTTATAGCTATTTCTCAGTTATTACTACAGGACTTGTTGGTTGTGGATGCCATTTTGAGATCTCCCCTTTAAGACTTTGAAAAACTTTTCACTTGGCAACATCACAAACCAACCTACCACCTTAACCCAAACCACTGAGGTTTCATGACTTCAGTCAACCTCCGCCCTCAAGGGAGGTTTAACATAAACTGTCTCCTCCCCAGGGGCCCAGACAAGTTCAAAACACACGGCATGCCCTAATGAGCTGTGCATCCAAGTAATTAAACCATGACACAATACATCGGTTCTATGTTGTGCGCTCCTCACAACAGGTAGTGATGTTGAAAGGTCATGTGTTAATCTCACAAGGAATCACATGCTCTCATTAGGTTGCATGTAAACTCATgagacttcttctttttttttttgcctgagcTGTGTTTATGTTCCTCAGTCTGATATTGCATAACTGTGTCCTGACTGATCCCTCCCATTACTGTTGGGGGAAATTAAAGTAATTAGCCTCAAACTAGACTGACTGGGAGTGCATGTTTTACCAATATGTGAATTTATTTCAGAGCTTTGTCTTGTTGCTGaacacatctttctttctttctttttttttagtggatgTTGTCTACTACACCTATAAGGTCCCCGAGCCAGAGAGACATGactctgctgtgaagagaaaCGTAGAGGCTCTGAGTGCTGAGGTCAAGCTCTGGGAAGGATACTTGCAGAAGGTAAACCTGAAGACCATCTaataacataacaaaacaatCTTAAACATAGCTGCATCAAAAGCAACTACACACAAGCCTCAGACATCAAACAAGTCAAGTGTCCTTTGTTTGGGTATAGTGAGACAAAACTCACCATACCCTGAAACGTGTATGCCAGGCTGCAAAGCCGCAGGAGCTGTTTGTAAACTAAACTGGTAGATACATGCTGGTGCATTTAAGGAAGGCTGCTCAGCAGTTTAGCAGCAACTCTTTGGAAAATAGTTGTTTGTAGTTATATTTGTATCTCAAATAATACTGTTGGCACCTTTTTATGGTTTTGGATAGTGTCCATTTAACACCTTCACTCATTGTTCAGAGTTATG
It includes:
- the LOC125019644 gene encoding glutathione S-transferase A-like, giving the protein MAKDMTLLWGSGSPPCWRVMIALEEKNLQGYNQKLLSFEKGEHKSKEVMAINPRGQLPAFKDKDLILNESYAACLYLEAQYKSQGTKLTPDCPKELALMYQRMFEGFALMQKFVDVVYYTYKVPEPERHDSAVKRNVEALSAEVKLWEGYLQKGTGSFLAGKTYSLADVCVFPVIAYLFRLGISEERYPKLTAYYNNLKDRPSIKASWPPTWLETPGQSALKDI